The following are encoded together in the Acanthochromis polyacanthus isolate Apoly-LR-REF ecotype Palm Island chromosome 14, KAUST_Apoly_ChrSc, whole genome shotgun sequence genome:
- the LOC110957091 gene encoding trace amine-associated receptor 13c-like yields MTKWTKSGAEVDHRQSCDMTHLHKKPTSHRFQDVFVHVVLSSISVLIIVLNLLVIISVSYFRQLHTPTNILLLSLAVSDFLVGSVLLPGDIYAQTQCWFLGEVMCSLCNYVINIVLSASVGNMVLISIDRYVAICHPLHYPTRVTVTKAKLYVFLCWFCSFFCISIVFKDVLNQPSITNSCDGECVVVFSNIAFVTDLILNFIGPVIAIIFLYMRVFVVAVSQARAMRSHTAAVTHQHSVTLSKRKSELKAARTLGVIVLVFLICFCPFYCVSLAGASPYSVNVASIMYYMNSCLNPLIYALFYPWFRKAVKHIVTLQILQPGSSEVSMFK; encoded by the exons GAAGCCAACATCTCACCGGTTTCAAGATGTATTTGTGCACGTTGTGCTGTCTTCAATATCTGTGCTCATTATTGTTCTCAACCTGCTCGTCATCATCTCAGTCTCCTACTTCAG GCAACTCCACACACCCACTAAcatcctcctgctctctctAGCTGTTTCTGACTTTCTTGTGGGCTCCGTGTTGCTGCCGGGAGATATTTACGCACAAACCCAGTGCTGGTTTCTTGGAGAAGTGATGTGTTCTCTTTGTAATTATGTGATCAACATTGTTTTGAGTGCTTCAGTAGGAAACATGGTGCTTATTTCAATTGACCGATATGTTGCTATTTGTCATCCTCTGCATTATCCCACCAGAGTCACCGTGACAAAAGCCAAACtgtatgtgtttctgtgttggttCTGTTCCTTTTTCTGTATTAGTATTGTTTTTAAGGATGTGCTGAATCAACCAAGCATAACTAATTCCTGCGATGGagaatgtgttgttgttttcagcaACATTGCATTTGTTACTGAccttattttaaactttattggTCCAGTTATAGCCATTATATTTCTATATATGAGAGTGTTTGTGGTGGCTGTGTCTCAGGCTCGTGCCATGCGCTCTCACACTGCAGCTGTCACACATCAGCATTCAGTGACACTAAGTAAAAGAAAATCTGAGTTGAAAGCAGCCAGGACTCTGGGTGTTATCGTTCTTGTGTTTCTAATATGTTTCTGCCCATTTTACTGTGTCTCCCTTGCAGGAGCCAGCCCTTATTCTGTAAATGTTGCATCTATAATGTATTATATGAACTCCTGTCTAAATCCTCTGATCTATGCCCTGTTTTATCCCTGGTTTAGAAAGGCTGTGAAACATATTGTCACTCTGCAGATACTGCAGCCTGGCTCCTCTGAGGTCAGCATGTTTAAGTAA
- the LOC127537099 gene encoding trace amine-associated receptor 13c-like, whose protein sequence is MEIQDGAELCFPELLNTSCRKPTPHRFDAVLLNIVMSSISVLTIVLNLLVIISVSYFRQLHTPTNILLLSLAVSDFFVGIVLLPGEIYLQTQCWFLGEVMCSLCNYVINIVLSASVGNMVLISIDRYVAICHPLHYPTRVNVTKAKLYVFLCWFCSVFCISIVFKDVLNQPSITNSCDGECVVVFSNITFVTDLVFSVIAPVIAIILLYMRVFVVAVSQARAMRSHTAAVTHQQSVTRSTRKSELKAARTLGVVVLVFLICFCPFYCVILAGANPYSVNLASIIYYMNSCLNPLIYALFYPWFRKAVKHIVTLQILQPGSCEVSML, encoded by the exons ATGGAGATCCAGGACGGAGCAGAGCTCTGTTTTCCTGAACTCCTCAACACCTCCTGCAGGAAGCCAACACCTCACCGGTTTGATGCTGTACTTCTGAACATTGTGATGTCGTCCATATCTGTTCTCACGATTGTTCTCAACCTGCTCGTCATCATCTCAGTCTCCTATTTCAG GCAACTCCACACACCCACTAAcatcctcctgctctctctAGCTGTCTCTGACTTTTTTGTGGGCATCGTGTTGCTGCCGGGAGAAATTTATTTACAAACCCAATGCTGGTTTCTTGGAGAAGTGATGTGTTCTCTTTGTAATTATGTGATCAACATTGTTTTGAGTGCTTCAGTGGGAAACATGGTGCTTATATCAATTGACCGTTATGTTGCTATTTGTCATCCTCTGCATTATCCCACCAGAGTCAATGTGACAAAAGCCaaactgtatgtttttttgtgttggttctgttctgttttctgtattaGTATTGTTTTTAAGGATGTGCTGAATCAACCAAGCATAACTAATTCCTGCGATGGAGAATGTGTAGTTGTTTTCAGCAACATTACATTTGTTACTGACCTTGTTTTCAGCGTTATTGCTCCAGTTATAGCCATTATACTTCTATATATGAGAGTGTTTGTGGTGGCTGTGTCTCAGGCTCGTGCCATGCGCTCTCACACTGCAGCTGTCACACATCAGCAATCTGTGACACGAAGTACAAGGAAATCTGAGTTGAAAGCAGCCAGGACTCTGGGTGTTGTTGTTCTTGTGTTTCTGATATGTTTCTGCCCATTTTACTGTGTCATCCTTGCAGGGGCCAATCCTTATTCTGTAAATCTTGCATCTATAATATATTATATGAACTCCTGTCTAAATCCTCTGATCTATGCCCTGTTTTATCCCTGGTTTAGAAAGGCTGTGAAACATATTGTCACTCTGCAGATACTGCAGCCTGGCTCCTGTGAGGTCAGCATGTTGTAG
- the LOC110957088 gene encoding trace amine-associated receptor 13c-like, whose product MEVQDGAELCFPQLLNTSCRKPTSHRFDAVLLNVVMSSISVLTAVLNLLVIISVSHFRQLHTPTNILLLSLAVSDFLVGIMLLPGEIYRQTQCWFLGDLICSFCYYVNYVVFSTSVGNMVLISIDRYVAICHPLHYPTRVTVTKAKLYVFLCWFCSVFYISVVFKDALNQPGINTSCYGECVVVISYIAEVVDLVLNFIGPVTVIILLHMRVFVVAVSQAHAMRSHTAAVTHQHSVTRSTRKSELKAARTLGVLVLVFLICFCPFYCVILAGTSPHTANLVFLMFYLNSCLNPLIYALFYPWFRKAVKHIVTLQILQPGSCEVSMLK is encoded by the exons ATGGAGGTCCAGGACGGAGCAGAActctgttttcctcaactcctcAACACCTCCTGCAGGAAGCCAACATCTCACCGGTTTGATGCTGTACTTCTGAATGTTGTGATGTCGTCCATATCTGTTCTCACTGCTGTTCTCAACCTGCTCGTCATCATCTCAGTCTCCCACTTCAG GCAACTCCACACACCCACTAAcatcctcctgctctctctAGCTGTCTCTGACTTTCTTGTGGGCATCATGTTGCTGCCGGGAGAAATTTACCGACAAACCCAGTGCTGGTTTCTTGGAGACTTGATATGTTCTTTTTGTTATTATGTGAACTACGTTGTTTTCAGTACTTCAGTGGGAAACATGGTGCTTATATCAATTGACCGATATGTTGCTATTTGTCATCCTCTGCATTATCCCACCAGAGTCACTGTGACAAAAGCCaaactgtatgtttttttgtgttggttCTGTTCTGTCTTCTACattagtgttgtttttaaagatgcCCTGAATCAACCAGGCATAAATACTTCCTGCTATGGAGAATGTGTAGTTGTTATCAGCTATATTGCTGAAGTCGTTGACCTTGTTTTGAACTTTATTGGTCCAGTTACAGTCATTATACTTCTACATATGAGAGTGTTTGTGGTGGCTGTGTCTCAGGCTCATGCCATGCGCTCTCACACTGCAGCTGTCACACATCAGCATTCTGTGACACGAAGTACAAGGAAATCTGAGTTGAAAGCAGCCAGGACTCTGGGTGTTCTCGTACTTGTGTTTCTGATATGTTTCTGTCCATTTTACTGTGTCATCCTTGCAGGGACCAGCCCTCATACTGCAaatcttgtgtttttaatgttttatttgaactCCTGTCTAAACCCTCTGATCTATGCCCTGTTTTATCCCTGGTTTAGAAAGGCTGTGAAACATATTGTGACTCTGCAGATACTGCAGCCTGGCTCCTGTGAGGTCAGCATGTTGAAGTGA